A single window of Gossypium arboreum isolate Shixiya-1 chromosome 13, ASM2569848v2, whole genome shotgun sequence DNA harbors:
- the LOC108462344 gene encoding UPF0481 protein At3g47200-like yields MTNHQDQPRHTIIQMPEAVPWDFIEEKRDAFKSALYEVQNQGPLQGSWQGAKPLIQRVSPLLLNTKADFKKCFEPRLVAFGPLHHGKPEFMRSEQVKLKFAARFALDNGYTDDQELFYRVMAEIGDLRKCYNPEDIAAYNDERLAWMLFVDGCAVLCAVRYVVEGKFDELNTKADLLVFAQLDLFLLENQLPYKLLKILIGSAKDPKVWEQSITEFIAQNLMTNIEQESKHVDDNKDYAHLLERFRDQLLTGDKMKRDSSVMGRKLLSWGDSRKHRRTFRGVKELKESGIHVKPSTTNNLKNISFYCNYLGKLMIPRLLVDDSMASKFLNLVALEMCPDFKNKFEVTSYLCFMDSLIGSADDVKELRVSGVLLNYLGSDEEVVELFNKMSRDLVPDQKRYFKVTEDIHKYRTNPWTAALAKAYYTHFERPWTFLAFMGAIMGLLFSAIQAYFSLPQNKSSP; encoded by the coding sequence ATGACCAACCACCAGGACCAACCAAGGCATACAATTATTCAAATGCCTGAGGCAGTGCCATGGGATTTCATCGAGGAAAAGAGGGATGCATTTAAGTCAGCCCTGTATGAAGTCCAAAACCAGGGACCATTACAAGGTTCATGGCAAGGAGCCAAACCATTAATACAAAGAGTTTCACCACTCTTACTCAACACGAAGGCTGATTTCAAGAAATGTTTCGAACCGAGGCTGGTTGCCTTCGGCCCTTTGCATCATGGTAAACCCGAGTTCATGCGCTCTGAGCAGGTCAAGCTTAAATTCGCCGCTCGCTTTGCGCTTGATAACGGTTATACTGATGATCAAGAACTGTTCTACAGAGTCATGGCGGAGATAGGTGATTTGAGGAAGTGTTATAACCCGGAGGACATTGCTGCTTATAACGATGAAAGGCTAGCTTGGATGCTGTTCGTAGACGGTTGTGCCGTGTTGTGTGCGGTACGTTACGTTGTGgaaggtaagtttgatgagtTGAATACAAAAGCAGATCTTTTGGTATTTGCACAACTTGATTTGTTTTTGctagaaaaccaacttccttACAAGCTGCTTAAGATATTGATTGGCTCAGCCAAAGATCCCAAAGTATGGGAACAATCAATCACAGAGTTTATAGCTCAGAACCTTATGACAAACATAGAGCAGGAGAGCAAACATGTAGATGATAATAAAGATTATGCGCATCTTTTGGAGCGGTTTCGTGACCAACTCCTGACAGGGGACAAAATGAAAAGAGACAGTAGCGTGATGGGTCGGAAGCTGTTGTCCTGGGGAGACAGCCGCAAACATAGGAGAACGTTTCGAGGGGTAAAGGAGCTTAAAGAATCGGGGATACACGTGAAGCCGAGCACGACGAACAACCTCAAGAACATCTCCTTTTATTGCAACTACTTGGGGAAACTGATGATCCCGCGCTTGTTGGTGGACGATTCGATGGCTTCTAAGTTCTTGAACTTGGTAGCTTTAGAGATGTGTCCGGATTTCAAGAATAAGTTCGAGGTCACATCGTACCTATGTTTCATGGACTCGCTTATTGGTTCAGCAGATGATGTTAAGGAGCTGCGAGTTAGTGGCGTGCTGCTTAATTATTTGGGCAGTGACGAAGAAGTGGTTGAGCTTTTTAATAAAATGAGCAGGGATTTGGTACCGGACCAAAAAAGGTACTTTAAGGTTACAGAGGACATTCATAAGTACCGTACTAATCCATGGACGGCTGCCTTGGCTAAAGCTTATTACACCCATTTTGAGAGGCCATGGACTTTCCTTGCATTTATGGGTGCCATTATGGGGCTTCTTTTCTCTGCTATTCAGGCTTATTTCTCGTTACCACAGAACAAGAGTTCTCCTTGA
- the LOC108461128 gene encoding lycopene beta cyclase, chloroplastic/chromoplastic has product MDTLLRTHSKLEFSVLLHGFSEKACKTNQEVKFVPKKRRVPNGCVKVKASSSALLELVPETKKENLEYELPMFDPSKGAVVDLAVVGGGPAGLAVAQQVSQAGLSVCSIDPSPKLIWPNNYGVWVDEFEAMDLLDCLDTTWSGAVVYIDDGKKKDLDRPYGRVNRKQLKSKMLLKCISNGVKFHQAKVIKVIHEESKSLLICNDGVTVQATVVLDATGFSRCLVQYDKPYNPGYQMAYGILAEVEEHPFDVEKMVFMDWRDSHLSDSKELKERNSRIPTFLYAMPFSSNRIFLEETSLVARPGLPMDDIKERMVARLKHLGIKVKSIEEDEHCVIPMGGPLPVLPQRVVGIGGTAGMVHPSTGYMVARTLAAAPIVADAIVRCLDPGKNLMGNKLSTEVWRDLWPIQRRRQREFFCFGMDILLKLDLPATRRFFDAFFDLEPHYWHGFLSSRLFLPELITFGLSLFYHASNTSRLEIMGKGTVPLVNMINNLVKDRE; this is encoded by the coding sequence ATGGATACTTTACTTAGAACACATAGCAAGCTTGAATTTTCAGTTTTACTCCACGGGTTTTCAGAAAAAGCTTGTAAAACCAACCAAGAAGTTAAGTTTGTTCCTAAGAAAAGAAGAGTCCCTAATGGTTGTGTTAAGGTTAAGGCAAGTAGTAGTGCTCTTTTAGAGTTAGTCCCTGAAACTAAAAAGGAAAATTTAGAATATGAACTTCCTATGTTTGATCCATCAAAAGGTGCTGTTGTGGATTTAGCTGTTGTTGGTGGTGGTCCTGCTGGTTTAGCTGTTGCTCAACAAGTTTCACAAGCAGGACTTTCAGTTTGTTCAATTGATCCATCACCAAAATTGATTTGGCCTAATAATTATGGTGTTTGGGTTGATGAATTTGAAGCTATGGATTTGCTTGATTGTCTTGATACAACCTGGTCTGGTGCTGTTGTGTATATTGATGATGGAAAAAAGAAAGATCTTGATAGACCTTATGGAAGGGTTAATAGGAAACAGCTTAAGTCGAAAATGCTGTTAAAGTGTATATCTAATGGTGTGAAATTCCATCAAGCAAAGGTTATTAAGGTTATTCATGAGGAATCAAAGTCTTTATTGATTTGTAATGACGGTGTTACGGTTCAAGCTACTGTTGTTCTTGATGCTACTGGATTCTCGAGGTGTCTTGTTCAATATGATAAGCCATATAATCCGGGGTATCAAATGGCTTATGGAATTTTAGCTGAGGTTGAAGAACATCCTTTTGATGTTGAAAAGATGGTTTTTATGGATTGGAGAGATTCGCATCTTTCCGATAGTAAGGAGTTGAAGGAGAGAAATAGTAGAATTCCCACGTTTCTTTATGCGATGCCCTTCTCGTCAAACCGAATATTTCTCGAGGAAACTTCTCTAGTTGCTCGACCAGGCTTGCCTATGGATGATATCAAGGAAAGAATGGTAGCTAGGTTAAAGCACCTAGGAATAAAAGTTAAGAGCATCGAAGAGGACGAGCATTGCGTCATTCCAATGGGCGGTCCCCTTCCGGTTTTACCCCAAAGAGTTGTGGGAATTGGCGGAACAGCGGGAATGGTGCACCCGTCGACGGGTTACATGGTTGCAAGAACACTAGCAGCTGCTCCAATCGTTGCGGATGCTATCGTCCGGTGCCTTGATCCGGGAAAGAACTTGATGGGAAACAAATTGTCTACTGAAGTATGGAGAGATTTATGGCCAATACAAAGAAGGAGACAAAGGGAATTCTTCTGTTTCGGGATGGATATTCTACTTAAGCTCGATTTACCAGCAACGAGAAGGTTTTTTGATGCGTTTTTCGATTTGGAACCTCATTATTGGCATGGATTCTTGTCATCTAGATTGTTTCTCCCAGAACTCATAACTTTTGGGCTATCACTGTTCTATCATGCCTCTAATACCTCTAGGTTAGAGATTATGGGTAAGGGAACTGTTCCTTTGGTCAACATGATCAATAATTTAGTGAAGGATAGAGAGTAA